The following is a genomic window from Kogia breviceps isolate mKogBre1 chromosome 4, mKogBre1 haplotype 1, whole genome shotgun sequence.
CGTGGCTTCAGAAGGGAAGGCAGTGGGGATTTGTGGGGAGCTAGAGGTGCCGGCTTAGCAGCAGCCAAGATGACTTGTATGCAGCCACACtgagaatttaagaaaatggccCAGGTTTGCTGTTGGGATGGACCACCAGCATTTCCAGAGCAGACCTGAGTGGGGGCTATGTGTTGGCTCTAAATGATGTAAGGAGTCCTTTGGAAGTAAGGGTCCCGTGGCCCCATGGACCATGTTTCCATAGAGGAGATGTCAGAAAGCCACAGTACTTTACCTCTTCTTAAATTCAATGTGGGGAGGGTGGCGAAAAACCTCAAAACCTTCAGTTTCCCCACAGAAGACGTTTCTCCAGAAAGACAAAGTCTCCTTGGTTCCAAGAACGTACCATAGAATTAAAAACTAGTGCCCCGTCATCCATTCTTGAGGCCAACAAACTATCTCTAAAGGATGAGAGTGGGCTGAGGACAAGTGAACTTCATGAGTTTCTCAGCCATGGGGTGTCTGCCTCTTGCAGGGGCACCTTGAAGGAAGGAAATTTCACAGTGCTCTGCTGGTGTAATGGGGCTGtttcagagaaaagggaaaaatcctGCCACATTTGGGGACCACTGAGCCTTTAGCTGGTCTGGTGCGGGGGGATGCAGCCTAGATTACAAGCAGGTTTGAGGTCTATTCCTGACAACTGGCTTCAGAATCACCAATTCCCAAGTTGAAAAGTAGGAATTGAACCTCAGAGTAAGACCTTTAACCTCTTAGCTTCACTTTCTTCCTCTGTTACATGGGGACAGTGTTCTCTGGCTTGTAGCACTGTGGGGAaagataaatgagataatccaggtAAAGTCTCTGGCCAAAGGGTCTGGCCCACTCAGAAAATGATAGTTATTGTTATTGCTATTGTTGTTGATGttattgttgctttgtttttctatAGGGATttggaagaatagaaaatattttatcaggcATTAGTGTAACTCAAGGAAAAGCCACATCGGTTTGCTCTTGGCAACAGCTGCTGGCAGAGATTCATGGTGAATCTTATAATTCTAACATTGCACCAAGGGGTGCTGCAAGATACCTAGAGCCTCATAATCAAGTGGAAAGTGACAGGTGACGGTTGCTGTCCTCTGTGACCTAAGTGGTgtatgtgggggtggggagtggcctGTTTAGCGACATAGCTGGGGCAGGCCATGGCACAAACTAAGAAGCAAGAGTTCATAAAATTGTACTGATTTGGCTCAATGAGTCACTGTGTAAAGACGAACAGTGCTATGACTTGTACTGGGCTGCTTAGCTAGGAGCTTGCTTTCTGCCCTAAGTCCCCAAGGAAGGCACCATTGTAACCTTCAGGGGCTACTGTGTTAGAAGCAACTATGTACCCACATGCTTTACTACTCTGCAAAATTTAGGATGCTATAGGGATGTTTTTTAAGGAAGGAGATGTCCTGGGTTTATGATCGAATTGTAAGTCTTCCAATAAGTACGTTCCTATTTCCTCACTTTGGCATAAAGGTGTTCAGCTGATTAAagtttttgtcatttgttttgcattttctcgggggggggggcgttAATGTTAGAGAAGGTGAATTCGACCTTCTAAAGGAAAGGAGAGCTTATGGAGGCAGGAAAAAAAGCTATTGGTATGTAAGAGTATAAGTCCTGGAGCCCGACCGCCTGACTCCTTATCCTGGCTTTGCCTTTCATTGTCTGTGTGACCTTTACTGCagtgaatctcagttttctcatctgtaaaatggagatgagaatGGTAGCCAGCTCATGGCGCTGTCATGTGGATCAAGTGAAAAATTCATATGAAGCCCTTAGCACAATACCTGGCACTTAGTACATGCTCAGTATATATTATCAGCTCTTGGCCGTCTGCCGGGGTACCTGCATGGCTACTTGGAAAACTCAGCACTGTTGGGATCTTGGCTGAGGGGAAGACGAAAGGTATTTCCGAATTCTACACATCTCATGCTCGGTGAAAAGATTTCCTGTGGCTACTGCTTAGGATTTCGAAACCGAGGGTGgaaatttcttttgcttttcctgaAGGCCAGCTGGAATGGGACTCCCAGGGAGTCAGTGCACAGCTTTCTGAGGTAAACCACAACCTTCCCAGTTTGACAGGAGAGTTCAGCCTCTACAAGCCAGCCCCTCAAACCGAGGAAGACTCTCTTCCAGCCCCAGCAGGCCTCCCCTTCCTCTATCCTAGTTGCAactttcccttcccctccacccccctgCTCCCAGAGGGCAGCACTCACTCGTGCAGCAGTAAGTCCTTGAAGTGGATCATCTCCACCATCACCCGGGTGTTCTCCTGGGCCGCAGAGCACAGGTCGTGCTTGAGGTAGCATTCCCGCTGTAACTGGAACACCATCTCCTTGATGGCCGGGCACTTCCGGCTTATGCAGCCGAATCTGTGCCGCAGAGCGTGGGCCTTACACTTCAAGGCATCTTTGATGAAGGACTTGCCCTGAGAGCAGAGGGGACAGCAGAGGGAGAGGGGGGTGGAAGAGACCAGTCCTTGTTACACACTTCGACTTTTTTACCCTTTTTGGGCTTACAAGGGATTTTTCTGACAACTGAACTCCAAGGCCCTGCCACACACGGACACCCTTGCAGGTGACAGGCTGAGGCTACATCAGGAGGTCCGCCCAGAGTGACGTGATACCCCCGCATTCGGTCCCAAAGGATGTTACGCGGGAGACAAACGCATCGGCCTCCTTCCTCCTGACCTGCTCTGCTAGCCTTCCTGGTCCTGGGCCTCCCATATGGCCCTCCATCCTCAAGGCGGCCCACTGTTGGCCGTTTGGTGACAATGCTTCTGGAACACAAAGGGGAATTTGGGCAGGCATAAATCCAGAACTCCATGGTGGTGCCCAGCAAGAGTTTTTCTCAAGTAGAAAGTGCCTGCTTGTCCAAATCTCACATCTTTCCTTGTTCCTTCTAGTGATGTCAAGATCGGGTGCTAGCTGGGCCTCCCTTCTCTGTCTCAGTGCCTCCTGCCACCCCCAACCCATACTCTCTCTTGCCTCCTCCTAGCCTTTAAGGAGgagcattcttttcctttttgaaagcAATTCGACTCCTTTAAACTGTTAGGGTTATTGCCTCTAAAAGGCccgcctggcacagtgcctggcagcaTCTGGAGCCTGAACTGCCCAACTGACAGCCCCTCCCCCATGCTCCTGGCCTCTGAGTGGCGAAGGCAGCCAGGCATACATCTGGCCTACAGTTCTCTTTCCTGGCAACCCCATTAGATCGCTCTTATCCTAGAAAGGAGACAGCTGTTCAGGGTGTGGAGGCGAGCCCGGGCCGGCAGCTCCCTTATCAACCTCTCGGGGCAGAGAAGCACTGTGGGATACCTACCCAGGGATCCCCGCACCCCGCTTACTGTAGAAACAAGCTGTCGTTGGAGAGGTCACCCCCTGTTTTTAGACAGGCCCGGACGTACCGGAGTTGAGAAAGTAAATGGGTTTAGGTTGGAAGTGGGAAGCCAGCCAGCATGTTTATTTCAGTTCTCTCCTTTAGAAGCAGTTGAAATGTCTACAGATAGTGTCTGATCACTGAAAAACCACCTCCCCGTAGCCCCCTTTCCTCTGACTCTCCAGTGGGAGCCAAATAGGATGGAGGGTAGGGTGTGCCCGTTTATTAAGTAGTTATGGGCTGAGATCTGACTTGAAAGGGATGCTTCTAACTTGAGAACATACTGCTGTTggttgaggaaaaaaaagaagattaattTATGCGAGGGCTGCAGTAATATGTTCTTGGTATTCTTCCCTGACATCCTGTGGGATTGCCCTGAAATACACATCTTTCCTCCGGATTTCCTATTACGTTTCCTAATTCCAGTTAATCCAGAAGGGATGCTTTATTAGGGAGTCTCAAGGAGTTCAAACGTTCtactcctctttccttccccagtTTCTGTTTCCCCTGCTGCCACCCCACATCCTCTGTAGGGGAGGCTGCCAGCCCTGTCACATTGCTTTCTGGTTCCCAGGCGTTGCTTTGTCAGCCTCTCTACAGGATGTCGGTACACGGTGACTGGTGACGTTCATAAATCACACCTAAACTGTTGGCCTCATCCAAACACTGTCATGGCTCTCCAATGAAATGGGAGAGGAAGTCTGTAACAACTACAGGGTACTTCACAGTGCATATATGGGCTGGGGAGGGCATGAAGGAGATGAGCCTAATGCTCCACTCCTTCTGAAATGTGTTTGGATCGTGGGCACTGGAGCCATAAAGTTGCTTGTTGGGTTCATTTCCTGCCCACACAGCAACTGGGCTTTACCCTGGGGACCCTGGGATAACTGAAGTGGGTCAGGCCCTGACTATATTTATTATATAGAGCAGGACTCATTCAGGGTTCCGACTTTTCAGGTTGGGAAAGGAGGATCTGCTACCTAGGAGGGAGAAAAGTCTgctcttctggaggctctgattTATCCATGCTACCTGCCCACATGtcctctaaatttatttatttatttatttttggctgtgttgggtctctgttgctgcgcgtgggctttctctagttgcggcgagcgggggctactctttgatgtggtgtgtgggcatctcattgcggtggcttctcttgttgtggagcacgggctctaggtgcgcgggcttcagcagttgtggcacacgggctcagtagctgtggcgcacgggcttagttgctccgcggcatgtgggatcttcccggaccagggattgaacccatgtcccctgcattggcaggtggattcttaaccactgcgccaccagggaagtcccccacatgCCCTCTAGGAGATGATGAATTTCTACAAATTTtgtgtctcttttatttttgaaaatagctTTCGGCATGGTCAGTTGGAGTCCCTGCCCTTCCCCCCCTCAACCTACTAGTCCTAAATGTGATGGGCCTTGCAGACTGGGTTCTGGGTAGCCAGACATCCTTAGGTGTCCCTTAGAAGGTGTTTATTATGTATTATGACTTTTGTCTTCTCTGCTAAGAATCCTCAGATAAGTGTTCAACTTGGTCTCCATTCCACTCTGTGTGTGGAGACACAGTTGAAGAGTGGAGAAGGATTTAGCTTACATGACAGGTCCAGAGAGCTGAACTCCAGGAGTGGAGTGAGGAGTCACTGGCATCCTGTTGCACACCTAGAAGGCCTCTGGCAAGTGCTCAAACCCACCATGACGATCAGCTAAGGAAATCTGCTAACAAGCCTTTCAAATGAACATTTCGATAACGCTACGCTAACACAAAACATTCTTGGTGCTCAATATGTTTTTTTACCTGGGCATCAAATTTTCCAGCGTTGTGCAGAAAAGTCATGCAAATTCCATGTAAGCCCCGTATCTCACAAGAGTTGTTCTCGAAACATTCAAACACGCCACACCCCACATCGCCAGCGTTGACCAAGCAGTGCTGGATTTCCGCTAAAATGAGAATTACATACAATCATATACAAAATTCTCAGCCATGCTGGGGAGTGCAGAGAGGCGGGTTGAAATAAAAGTAATgactaaaagaaaatttaagaaaaaaagtgagaagtgACTATTTCAGGATCTAAACAACCAGGGAAAGAAAATTCCATCACTTAATCTACTtatgaaaatgtatttgtaaatatttgtaaaaaattaGCCAAACCTACATTGCGAAAGTCACAATCAGAAGTTAGGTCTGAACACTCCATTTTTCATCCTTCtcatcttattaaaatatttgtgggAATACTTAGTTTGAAAGCATAAGATATTTCAGCTTTCTAAacccacagacaaaaataaaatttcaaccaATTAGCTTGCTCTTTCCCTTCTGTACTTCATCAATGAAATACCCTTCTCTACTTGGATGAAGCTGCTGCTATTAAATCAAGGCCATTTCCTTCCTGACCCCCAAATGAAAGCGTCCAAAAAGCAGTTTCAATTCAGCTTTATGATTCAAcatctaaaaatcaaaacaaaattccTATTAAGGCAGCGCCTCCAAACCATCCGCATTAAAAATACCAGACTAGGGAAGCTGCGGTTTGCAAGCAAGCTCAGGAATAGAGTCAGATGGGGGCTAGTCTGCAGAAACGCAACCTTCGCAGTTAGAGGCTCCTTTTAAACAGAGATCCGGGTGAGATGTCGCTTCATCCCCTAGAATTCCCGCGACCCGGCAGTTTGCTGCCCTCCTTCGCAGAATGTGGCCCTAATTCGTCTCTGTGAAAGGACAGGCTGAGAGGGAGTTAACTGTCAGGCTGCCGCGCGCAAAGCCTGTCTTCGTTCCCTCCCCCTACCCAATTCCTTGACTTAAACCAACCACAAAATTACATCAGGaaagtatattttggaagaagggCGGGGTCGGAGGAGATAATCCACATTCAGATTAAGTCCGCGGAGAGAATGAGGGGCGTGTATTTATTGAGGGTCACCAACCAGCGAAAATCACGTTCGATTCTCAGGGAAAGCTCTGGGACTTTCCCTGAGGAGAGGGTGGGCGAGGGTCCTAGGATGAGCGGGGCGCGGGCCGCGGGTGCTGGCACCCGCCTATGGAGGTGGGAGACTCCCGGATGACCCCACGCGCGGCCCCGGCGCGCCGGCCAGGAGCGCGCAGGGCCGAGATTCACTCGCTCCGGGCGTCGCTAATGGGCACTCGTGCATTCCTGCTCGTGCGGTGAGCGCACGCACGCCGCCCCCGGGTTCGCAGGCCCCCCAAATAAAGGGAGGGCCGTGAAGAGCGAAGGAGCTGTAGGCAGATTTTCTTCCTCTCCAGGAGGCTGGGAAAACGGCCAGCCCCGAGCCCTGCACGCCGGGCTGTGCTCGGCAGCTTGTGGGTGAGCGGAGAGCCGGTCGAGCAGCTGCGGCGCACGGTTCGGGCCATGTCACCATTTCTTCCCTTGCTGACCTGCCCTGGAGCTTGGGGACGGCGGCAGCACCGCAGAGGTACGCTTTTGAGCCACCCGCCCCTACCCCTTCCGAAAGGAATGCCCCCTAAGGGGAAAGTTCAAAATGCAATTTGTCTCGCCTACAAAGTTCTCGGATGTCGGGCATCTTTTGAGGAAGGGGAGCAGCCGTCCCGCGGCCCGCCGGCTGGGAAGAGAAGTTCTCCGGGTTCAGGACGCAGCCCCGCTCCGGGGACCCTCCGTGCCTCCCGCAAGCCGGTCAGGATGGAGCAGGGAGCTTTGAACCGGACCGGGGACTCCGGAGCCGGCACTGGCCGTGTCAGGCGCTGCTTCACTTACCCTCGACCCAGGGAGGACAGCAACAAGTCCTGCCCCAGCCATTTCATCACCCTGCCAGCACGTGCGGATTCCGGGCGCGCGGAGCCCGGCGCGGACCTCGCTTTGCCTCGCGCTTTCCTTTGCACGTCCTACGCCACCCCAAGAGTTTGCGCGGCCCAGGGTGGGCACCCATTTCCGGGCGAAGCGCCCGGGGCGCTCTGCGTGGGTGCCGGGTGTCTTCTCCCAGCAGCTCCCCGCCGCTGGGGCGCACGCACTTACCTGTGTTCTGCAAGGACAGACGGCCTTTCTGCTGGGATCCCCTGTCTTGGGGACCTTCAGGCGGATTGGTGGCGTCGGTCCCTCGCGTCGGGTCGAAGGTAGCCAACACCAAAGCCAGGGTCACGAACTGGCGCAGCCGCTCGGCACACATGGTTCTTGGTGTAAACCTCCCGCCCGGAGACCTGGATTCTTTGTgcgcccctcctcctcttcctcctccttcgccgcttcccctcctcctcccactcttCCTCCTCGCTCGCCTTTTCCCTCCTTGCGGCCGCGGCTCGGATAGAGGTTACCCAGCGCCCTCCCGTAGCTCTCTGGAGAGCATGTGACCAGGCCGTTAGCGGCGCCGCGAGTGCCCGGCAATGGCAGGGATGGTGCCTCAAATATCCCTGGAAGCTCTGGTGTCACTTGAATGAAGGAGTCGAGCAGGTGTTGTCCCGGCGGCTGGACCAATCCGAGACCCCCGCCCGTTTGACAACACGGTCGGGAGGCGTGGCCTGCGCCCAACTACTACGGGAGGAAGCCGAGCGCCGCTGCGAGCGCCTGACAAAGTTGCAGACCTGGCGGCGGCTTGcgtgcgtgtgtgagtgtgtgagagcGCGGCCGGAGATGCATGCGCGTGTGCGGGTGCTCGAGGGCAATGGCCGAacggacttaaaaaaataaaagcgaATTTCAGCTCCGGTTGCAGCTAAAGAAGGGCGAGAGGGGACAGTTTGCGCTGGGACAGCGTCCGCCCGGGCTCCTGACTCGCATCACACCCGCATCGGGCTGGGAAAGTTTCCTCTTTCTGCCTGTTGGAATTCACTTGAGATTCCCAGCCCCGAGGGTTGGAGAAGTTTCCTGGATACAGTGATGCCGGGGCCAAACTGGGCACATATGGGAATTCCTGGCGTTGTGAcgctttgcattaaaaaaaaaaaatccctcaaactATTTAAGATAGGAGCAGAGATAGGAGATAGATATAGGACTTAGCCTGAGCGACTGCCCCATCTTCCTCTTTTCGCCCCTCTTTGGTGGGCCTTGGTGCCAGATGCTCGCCCCTCCCTCAGTCCAGACGGATTCCGGGCTGGGCTGCAGGGATCCAGGTGACTGACTGGACCTTCATCATTTCCAGGCGCGGGGCTGGGAGGCCCAGGCAGCCCTGAGTCAGCCCGCCGAGGAATATCGCGTGCCCCAGAGGCTGGAGCTTGAAAGGCAACTTTACGCGTCTCCAAACATACTCTTCCATTTCCCCAAAGCGCTACTCGCCACCCCGTTCTGGTTTCCTTTACTCTTCATTCATCGAATGGAAAAGGTCAAAAAATTCTCCCCAAACCCTAAAAACAAAACCCGAGGAAATTCTCTCCGTCCCTTTTCCTCGTTCGAGCTCCCTCCCCAAGCACGGGCCGGGGCTGGATTGCCCCCGACCGCTTTCTCCCCCGGCCTGCGGAAGCAGGGAGAAAGTTGGGCGCCGCTTGGAGCGCCTCTTCCCCcgctgtgtgtgtacgtgtgcacgCTCACGTCTCCCCGGCGCCTGGGCTGGGGACAGGAACTGCTCCGGGCACCGTCAGTCCGACGGCGCTGCTCTGGGGGcttgcagggctgggggagggcgggGACGCGAGCGCCGCGCCACTCACCCCGGGTTGACGCGccctcgcccctcccccgcctTCTCCATCGTCCTCCTGGAGAACAGGTGAGCCCGGGTACCAGCTCCCACCCCCCgcgccggccccggccccggccccgctcTGCTCCCTGCCCTCCGCGGTAATTCGCCGGGGAGATTTCATCACCCACTGCTCGTGGCGACGCGGCCCTGGGTCTCCGCGGCGGGGCGCACTGCGAGCCTCGTTGGGGCAGCCATGTGACacggttgggggagggggtgcggAGACGCTGGGGCCGGGTCATCCTCCGGCCGCCGTTCGGCTTCCAAAGCTCCCTTCCCCGGGTTCCGGATGCACGGGGGCGttaggaaggggggtgggggcagggtgggcgcCTCTGGCCGCGGCTGTCCAGCGCGTCCAGTGGCCTTGTGGTGGGAGGAAtgaaaggagggggtggggaaggcgcCTTCGGGTGGGCTCTCCCCGGGGTTGCAGCGCCTGGGACCTGCTGTCCACCATCCCCACCCGATTTCAGAGCCCAAGGAAATGGTCACTTTGAAGGTCCGAGTCTGCAGCAGTGGCAAGAAACCGACCACTCACGCCCATGATTCCAATAACAATTACTTCTTGCAGCCTCAGAGCTttgggggaaggaggtggggtACAAGTACATTAGAATAGGTGGTTCGCATTTCCCACTCTGCTTTTGTTTGCGTAGTTAACTTCCTTTATTAGTTTATGAAACACCGTCTCCTGTAGATCCTGAAAagacaaaacataacaaaaaaacGGCAGCAGTCTGGCCTCCCACGAACTGCATAAGCCTCTGAATTTCCTGGGTAGGCTTTCTTTCCTTGGAGAGCCTTTTTTGTGGGTGAGAACATGAGCAATATTGGCATTAAAAAGGGCATCTGGTCTCTTGGTTCTTTGAGCCACAGAAATAGGAGAGGTCCAGGGGGTGGGAGCAAGC
Proteins encoded in this region:
- the STC2 gene encoding stanniocalcin-2 isoform X2, producing MCAERLRQFVTLALVLATFDPTRGTDATNPPEGPQDRGSQQKGRLSLQNTAEIQHCLVNAGDVGCGVFECFENNSCEIRGLHGICMTFLHNAGKFDAQGKSFIKDALKCKAHALRHRFGCISRKCPAIKEMVFQLQRECYLKHDLCSAAQENTRVMVEMIHFKDLLLHEPYVDLVNLLLTCGEEVKEAITHSVQAQCEQNWGSLCSILSFCTSAIQRPPTPPPERQLQGHRAKVSRGHHGEAGHHLSEPSSQETRRGAKGERGSKSLASAHTRGRAAGHGAQGTSGSSEWEDEQSEYSDIRR
- the STC2 gene encoding stanniocalcin-2 isoform X1, with amino-acid sequence MCAERLRQFVTLALVLATFDPTRGTDATNPPEGPQDRGSQQKGRLSLQNTAEIQHCLVNAGDVGCGVFECFENNSCEIRGLHGICMTFLHNAGKFDAQGKSFIKDALKCKAHALRHRFGCISRKCPAIKEMVFQLQRECYLKHDLCSAAQENTRVMVEMIHFKDLLLHECTASWVSLSISRPYVDLVNLLLTCGEEVKEAITHSVQAQCEQNWGSLCSILSFCTSAIQRPPTPPPERQLQGHRAKVSRGHHGEAGHHLSEPSSQETRRGAKGERGSKSLASAHTRGRAAGHGAQGTSGSSEWEDEQSEYSDIRR